The Hydra vulgaris chromosome 11, alternate assembly HydraT2T_AEP genome contains a region encoding:
- the LOC136086996 gene encoding uncharacterized protein LOC136086996 gives MVVNVQNSWSAKLDKNITKLKILSTFVKTAKLRNISNGEIQVSYDVVNLYPTISLGEAMKILLDMLEHFPNLNKLTKLSVSEITSLIDLCLYKCYFLWNEEIHELVDSGPIGFSLMVVLAEGFLHFFENKAIDVALHSNPPLKIKSFFRCEDNSHARFTNKDNAIRFQQILNSQHHSIKYTIELKDENKSFLDIQITNNGRGNYDFNIDRKKAITNIQVKPNSNHDPKILEGIYKGFIHRVLSICSEKFLNKEIDFLINVFAENGYEKKKLQDLANIVIKKRHSNNEIILSNNEATMPTVSLPWIPILSPKLRKIFRKPGYRAVFKSSANLKSLLTSRNKTKLPLNSHPGVYLIECECEQTYIGETKMKIATRTKQHQKNVFKEKLEQSAIGHHKIKCSCSMKWDQVKTLKVEPKKFERKVREAIEIQFNKCGPKNEGLNLDDGQYVKTQFWTPYFLYLRNIKEAQFKRNLKKPLKCDVTV, from the exons atggTAGTTAATGTTCAAAATTCATGGTCTGCAAAACTGG ataaaaacataacaaagttaaaaattttgtcaacttttGTAAAAACAGCAAAACTTCGGAATATATCAAACGGTGAAATACAGGTATCTTATGACGTTGTCAATTTATATCCAACAATTTCTTTGGGAGAGGCTATGAAAATTCTTCTTGATATGTTAGAGCACTtcccaaatttaaataaactaacaaaACTAAGCGTTTCAGAAATAACATCACTAATAGACCTGTGTTTatacaaatgttattttttatggaatGAAGAAATTCACGAGCTTGTAGATTCAGGTCCAATAGGATTTTCACTCATGGTAGTACTTGCGGAAGGTTTCCtgcacttttttgaaaataaagcaaTCGACGTTGCGCTTCATTCTAATCCaccgttaaaaataaaatcgttTTTCAGGTGCGAAGATAATAGCCACGCAAGatttacaaataaagataatgcCATCCgttttcaacaaatattaaaCAGTCAACATCATAGCATCAAATACACAATTGAATTGAAAGatgaaaacaaaagttttttagacATCCAAATAACCAATAATGGAAGAGGTAATTATGATTTTAACATAGATcgaaaaaaagcaataacaaataTTCAGGTTAAGCCCAATTCAAACCACGATCCAAAAATCTTAGAAGGAATATATAAAGGATTTATTCATAGAGTTTTATCAATTTGctctgaaaaatttttaaataaagaaatcgaTTTCCTAATAAATGTGTTTGCTGAAAATggatatgaaaagaaaaaattacaagaccttgcaaatattgttataaaaaaacgacactcaaataatgaaataattttatctaacaACGAGGCAACCATGCCAACTGTATCACTACCGTGGATCCCAATATTATCACCAAAACTTCGAAAAATCTTTAGGAAACCAGGTTACAGGGCAGTCTTTAAATCTAGTGCAAATCTTAAATCTTTGTTAACTTCAcgcaacaaaacaaaactaccatTAAATAGCCATCCCGGAGTATACCTAATAGAATGCGAGTGTGAACAAACATACATCggcgaaacaaaaatgaaaatagcaaCAAGAACaaaacaacaccaaaaaaatgtttttaaagaaaaattagaacaatCTGCAATTGGGcatcataaaattaaatgttcatGTAGTATGAAATGGGATCAAGTAAAAACGTTAAAAGTAGAACccaaaaagtttgaaagaaaagttCGAGAGGCAATCGAAATTCAGTTCAACAAATGCGGACCTAAAAATGAAGGTTTGAATTTAGATGATGGTCAATATGTAAAGACGCAATTCTGGACGCCATATTTTTTATACCTACGTAATATTAAAGAAGCCCAATTTAagcgaaatttaaaaaagccaTTAAAATGTGACGTTACCGTTtga